A single genomic interval of Alligator mississippiensis isolate rAllMis1 chromosome 15, rAllMis1, whole genome shotgun sequence harbors:
- the LOC102571488 gene encoding toll-like receptor 5 produces MGATRSGWLGAWAPHGAVLALLALVVLRTAGAGTCQVSMVHGAMVTACPAQGHHMVPPIDPATRVLLMPFNRLMELTVASFPCLGRLQKLYLGQQLGGTLRVGPGAFANLPNLTHLDLGGNKALSLDPAALAGLGQLEVLLLDANGLDEAVLEGGFFRDLVSLRHLDLSGNQIRRLHLDPSFQALRALETLNLRLNSIRAVCDGDLAALAGRHLTLLDLSDNRLWGAEAGACGSPFLNLTVDTLDVSSNPWDVARLGWFLQTLEGARLGRLRLRRSGAVGSNFGFRNLRDPSAETFVGLWGKGLQALDMSGCFVAELGPRIFSPLPELQELNLSGNRLHRIHANAFAGLQSLRVLDLSGNLLGELGVEGLGSLWASPLESLDLSGNHVGAVEPGALKGFTMLRMLDLRDNALRQVPPGPLPALRRLLLGHNRLVSAWGLRVLTRGLGELDLSFNRLRDLAGVWEELGEATGLQALNLSGNGLRGCREAAPPALAGLQVLDLSRNALGQGRGAGGCLAGLEGLRVLNLSGNGLWLLPEGGFQGLRVLRELDLSGNPLATLSGGVFGGLGVLEVLDLQGVPLLCHCSLRSLAAWLGAANVTLAEGTSCLGLEPPFPEQPLLPFVQSACPT; encoded by the exons ATGGGTGCAACACGGAGCGGGTGGCTTGGGGCCTGGGCCCCTCATG gtgcagtgctggctctgctggcccTTGTGGTGCTACGGACAGCTGGCGCTGGGACCTGCCAGGTCTCCATGGTCCATGGGGCCATGgtgactgcctgcccagcccagggacaCCACATGGTGCCCCCAATCGACCCTGCCACCCGCGTCCTCCTGATGCCCTTCAACCGCCTGATGGAGCTCACGGTCGCCTCCTTTCCCTGCCTGGGGCGGCTCCAGAAGCTGTACCTGGGGCAGCAACTGGGGGGCACCCTGCGTGTGGGCCCAGGCGCCTTTGCCAACCTCCCCAACCTCACCCACCTGGACCTGGGGGGCAACAAAGCACTGAGCCTGGACCCCGCAGCCCTGGCCGGCCTGGGCCAGCTTGAGGTGCTGCTGCTGGATGCCAATGGGCTGGATGAGGCTGTGCTGGAGGGTGGCTTCTTCCGTGACCTGGTGTCTCTGCGGCACCTGGATCTGAGTGGCAACCAGATCCGGCGCCTGCACCTGGACCCCAGCTTCCAGGCCCTGAGGGCACTGGAGACACTAAacctgaggctgaacagcatcAGGGCAGTGTGCGACGGGgacctggcagctctggctgggcgGCACTTGACCCTGCTGGATCTCTCCGACAACCGGCTCTGGGGAGCGGAGGCCGGAGCCTGTGGGAGCCCCTTCCTCAATCTCACTGTGGACACTCTTGATGTCTCCTCCAACCCTTGGGATGTAGCCAGGCTGGGATGGTTCTTGCAGACCCTGGAAGGCGCCAGGCTGGGGCGTCTCCGTCTCCGGCGCTCGGGTGCTGTCGGCAGCAACTTTGGCTTCAGGAACCTGCGGGATCCATCAGCCGAGACTTTTGTGGGgctctggggcaaggggctgcaggcgCTGGATATGTCTGGCTGCTTTGTGGCTGAGCTGGGACCCCGCATCTTTTCACCGCTGCCTGAGCTTCAGGAGCTGAACTTGTCCGGCAACCGGCTCCATCGCATCCATGCCAATGCCTTTGCCGGGCTCCAGAGCCTGCGGGTGCTGGATCTCTCTGGGAATCTGCTGGGGGAGCTGGGTGTGGAGGGACTGGGAAGTCTGTGGGCTTCCCCCCTGGAGAGCCTGGACCTCAGCGGGAACCATGTCGGGGCAGTGGAGCCGGGGGCGCTGAAGGGGTTCACAATGCTACGGATGCTGGATCTACGGGACAACGCCCTGCGGCAGGtgcccccaggacccctgcctgccctgcggCGCCTCCTGCTAGGCCACAACCGCCTGGTGTCGGCttgggggctgcgggtgctgaCACGGGGCCTGGGCGAGCTCGATCTCTCCTTCAACCGGCTCCGGGACCTGGCGGGGGtgtgggaggagctgggggaggccaCAGGGCTTCAGGCTCTGAACCTGTCAGGGAACGGgctgagggggtgcagggaggctgcccccccagcactggCTGGCCTCCAGGTCCTGGATCTCTCCCGCAATGcccttgggcagggcaggggggcaggggggtgtctGGCAGGGTTGGAGGGGCTGCGGGTGCTGAATCTGAGCGGCaatgggctgtggctgctgcccgaGGGGGGTTTCCAGGGGCTgcgggtgctgagggagctggatCTGTCGGGGAACCCCTTGGCAACCTTGTCTGGTGGGGtctttggggggctgggggtgctggaggTCCTGGACCTACAGGgggtgcccctgctgtgccactgcagCCTGCGCAGCCTGGCGgcctggctgggggctgccaACGTGACACTGGCCGAGGGGACATCCTGCCTTGGGCTAGAGCCCCCCTTCcctgagcagcccctgctgccctttgTCCAGAGTGCCTGCCCCACTTag
- the VPS51 gene encoding vacuolar protein sorting-associated protein 51 homolog isoform X2, which yields MAAAALGAGGGPAGPAEAEAAEPRRRPHGMLKLYYGLPDPAAGEAGRAADAGGPTDINGPRFDPEAFLTKLQKECPLAQLMDCETDMVKQIRALDSDMQTLVYENYNKFISATDTIRTMKNDFKRMEDEMDGLAANMAAITESSARVSSTLRDRHEQIAKLSGVHTLLRKLQFLLELPARLTRCVELEAYGTAVRYHGRARAVLHHYRHLPSFHGIQADCQVIMAGLAQRLRQRFRDGGSGAKDLAECVELLLELEEPAEELCDEFLAHAGARLAAELDTLEAELGPPGGAPTCDILEFTDRGCNSFVGNLCLVIASYQELFVSRAGAAPIAPMARAKLATFVEGLLGRYFGLVERRVQLEKGVGDSSLLVRALDRFHRRLQALEQLLPGAGSASEGTAIVERAARARVAQYLQALRGFYQDCLTDVRQALAAPRLAGKEGPGLAELLATVSASLLGQVKAVLGYVHLFTARDVAFSNKPYFKGEFCSQAVREGLVVGFIRAVCGTAQQFCEAPGDRGGTAPPALLLLLSRLCLDYETSTISYILTLADEQFLVQAEVAGTPGSVLCAEARAAAQRLLTHYVRVQGLAVSQMLRKSVETRDWVGTIEPRTVRAVMKRVVEDTTAIDVQVGLLYEEGVRKAQSSDSSKRTFSVYSSSRQQGRYAPSYTPR from the exons atggcggcggcggcgctgggggccggggggggccCAGCGGGGCCGGCCGAGGCGGAGGCGGCGGAGCCCCGGCGGCGGCCGCACGGGATGCTGAAGCTGTACTACGGCCTGCCGGACCCGGCGGCGGGGGAGGCGGGGCGGGCGGCGGACGCGGGGGGGCCCACGGACATCAACGGGCCCCGCTTTGACCCGGAAGCTTTTCTCACCAAG CTGCAGAAGGAGTGCCCCCTGGCGCAGCTGATGGACTGCGAGACCGACATGGTGAAGCAGATCCGGGCGCTGGACAGCGACATGCAGACGCTGGTGTACGAGAACTACAACAAGTTCATCTCGGCCACAG ACACCATCCGCACGATGAAGAACGACTTCAAGCGCATGGAGGACGAGATGGACGGCCTGGCCGCCAACATGGCCGCCATCACCGAGTCCAGCGCCCGCGTCAGCAGCACCCTGCGCGACCGCCACGAGCAGATCGCCAAGCTCTCGG gtgTCCACACGCTGCTGCGGAAGCTGCAGTTCCTGCTGGAGTTGCCGGCGCGGCTGACGCGCTGCGTGGAGCTGGAGGCCTACGGCACAGCCGTGCGCTACCACGGGCGGGCACGGGCCGTGCTGCACCACTACCGCCACCTGCCCTCCTTCCACGGCATCCAGGCCGACTGCCAGGTCATCATGGCCGGCCTCGCCCAGCGCCTGCGCCAGAGGTTCAG GGACGGGGGCTCTGGGGCCAAGGACCTAGCGGAGTGTGTGGAGCTGCTGCTAGAGCTGGAGGAGCCGGCTGAGGAGCTGTGCGATGAGTTCCTGGCTCATGCTGGTGCCCGCCTGGCAGCTGAACTGGACACACTAGAGGCAGAACTGGGCCCTCCAGGCGGGGCCCCAACCTGCGACATCCTTGAGTTCACCGACCGCGGCTGCAACAGCTTTGTGGGCAACCTGTGCCTGGTTATCGCCTCTTACCAGGAGCTGTTCGTGAGCCGAGCGGGCGCCGCCCCCATTGCCCCCATGGCCCGAGCCAAGCTGGCTACCTTCGTGGAGGGGCTGCTGGGGCGCTACTTTGGGCTGGTGGAGAGGCGGGTGCAGCTGGAGAAGGGCGTGGGcgacagctccctgctggtgcgGGCGCTGGACCGCTTCCACCGGCGCCtccaggctctggagcagctgctgccggGTGCAGGGTCAGCGAGTGAGGGCACGGCCATTGTGGAGCGAGCGGCCAGGGCACGGGTGGCCCAGTACCTGCAGGCCCTGCGGGGCTTCTACCAGGACTGCCTGACGGACGTAcgccaggccctggctgccccccGCCTGGCCGGCAAggaggggcctggcctggccgagCTCCTAGCTACCGTCTCAGCCTCGCTGCTTGGCCAGGTTAAGGCCGTGCTAGGCTATGTCCACCTTTTCACCGCCAGGGATGTTGCCTTCTCCAACAAGCCCTACTTCAAG GGTGAATTCTGCAGCCAAGCTGTGCGTGAGGGGCTGGTGGTTGGGTTCATCCGGGCCGTGTGTGGGACAGCCCAGCAGTTTTGCGAGGCACCAGGGGACCGAGGCGGCACTgcaccccccgccctgctccttCTTCTCTCCCGCCTCTGCTTAGACTACGAGACCTCCACCATCAGCTACATCCTCACCCTGGCCGATGAGCAGTTCCtggtgcag GCCGAGGTGGCAGGGACGCCGGGCAGCGTGCTGTGCGCCGAGGCCCGGGCGGCCGCCCAGCGCCTCCTCACCCACTACGTGCGGGTGCAGGGCCTGGCTGTGTCCCAGATGCTGCGCAAGAGCGTGGAGACGCGCGACTGGGTGGGCACCATCGAGCCCCGCACCGTGCGCGCCGTCATGAAGCGCGTCGTGGAGGACACCACTGCCATCGATGTGCAG GTGGGGCTGCTCTACGAGGAAGGCGTGCGCAAGGCCCAGAGCAGCGACTCCAGCAAGAGGACCTTCTCCGTGTACAGCAGCTCCCGGCAGCAGGGCCGCTATGCACCTAGCTACACCCCcaggtga
- the ZFPL1 gene encoding zinc finger protein-like 1 — translation MGLCKCPKRKVTNLFCFEHRVNVCENCLVANHAKCIVQSYLQWLQDSDYNPNCRLCNTLLAAKDTARLVCYDLFHWACLNEMAGQLPKNTAPAGYQCPSCKGPIFPPANLVSPVASALREKLATVNWARAGLGLPLIDEAETVQEPEPADITDYADWGSFSAPGSSSLDTTPHSARPAYSYSSTPGLSSSSSSSQPQGLDSAAATTGDHTVVHMGGDGSETITFTAASTPRKVYDTREGGGGRGPGTHIDFDDDKYRRRPALGWFARLLKNRAGNKKPPPRSLLRRFVIVLLVGGLGFLTLLVIMAKLGRAAADADPNLDPLLNPHIRVGQE, via the exons ATGGGGCTGTGCAAGTGCCCTAAGAGGAAGGTCACCAACCTGTTCTGCTTCGAGCACCGCGTCAACGTCTGCGAGAACTGCCTGGTCGCCAACCACGCCAAG tgcaTCGTCCAGTCCTACCTCCAGTGGCTCCAGGACAGCGACTACAACCCCAACTGCCGGCTCTGCAACACCCTCCTGGCCGCCAAAGACACAGCCCGGCTCGTGTGCTACG ATCTCTTCCACTGGGCCTGCCTCAACGAGATGGCCGGGCAGCTGCCCAAGAACACGGCCCCCGCCGGCTACCAGTGCCCCAGCTGCAAGGGTCCCATCTTCCCGCCTGCCAACCTGGTCAGCCCGGTGGCCTCAGCTCTGCGGGAGAAGCTGGCCACGGTCAACTGGGCGCGGgcgggactggggctgccactg ATTGACGAAGCCGAGACCGTGCAGGAGCCGGAGCCAGCCGACATCACAGACTATGCAGACTGGGGCAGCTTCTCTG CGcctggcagctccagcctggACACCACCCCACACAGTGCCCGCCCGGCCTATTCCTACAGCTCTACACCCGggctctcctcttcctcctcctcctcacagcCGCAGGGGCTGGACagtgcagcagcaacaacaggggACCACACCGTCGTCCACATGGGGGGCGATGGCAGCGAGACCATCACCTTCACAGCAg CCTCCACGCCACGGAAGGTCTATGACACGCGGGAGGGCGGTGGTGGCCGTGGGCCTGGCACCCACATCGACTTTGATGATGACAAGTACCGCCGGCGGCCGGCACTCGGCTGGTTTGCCCGACTCCTCAA GAACCGGGCGGGCAACAAGAAGCCACCCCCACGCTCCCTGCTGCGGCGCTTTGTCATCGTGCTGTTGGTCGGGGGCCTCGGCTTCCTCACCCTCCTTGTCATCATGGCCAAGCTGGGCCGAGCTGCAGCCGACGCTGACCCCAACCTGGACCCTCTACTCAACCCACACATCCGCGTGGGCCAGGAGTGA
- the TMEM262 gene encoding cation channel sperm-associated auxiliary subunit TMEM262, with translation MSWRLPFATCKLPTNVTLTVASVLLLSVHSGIFVSDLYHFAISQRFDLMSFPSTTVLLFSQVLSFYLALLGALYSTGTKDNVLKTFALTSLVTNFAAFFGRFCLEYLTLEYRQEVY, from the exons ATGAGCTGGCGCCTCCCCTTCGCGACCTGCAAGCTCCCCACCAACGTGACCCTCACCGTGGcctctgtcctgctgctctcCGTCCACAGCGGCATCTTCGTCTCCGACCTCTACCACTTCGCCATCAGCCAGCGCTTCGACCTCATGAGCTTCCCCAGCACCACCGTGCTGCTG TTCTCCCAGGTGCTGAGCTTCTACTTGGCACTGCTGGGGGCGCTCTACAGCACGGGGACCAAGGACAACGTCCTCAAGACCTTTGCTCTCACCTCGCTGG tgacCAACTTTGCCGCCTTCTTCGGCCGCTTCTGCCTCGAGTACCTGACCCTCGAGTACCGGCAGGAGGTTTACTGA
- the VPS51 gene encoding vacuolar protein sorting-associated protein 51 homolog isoform X1, whose product MAAAALGAGGGPAGPAEAEAAEPRRRPHGMLKLYYGLPDPAAGEAGRAADAGGPTDINGPRFDPEAFLTKLQKECPLAQLMDCETDMVKQIRALDSDMQTLVYENYNKFISATDTIRTMKNDFKRMEDEMDGLAANMAAITESSARVSSTLRDRHEQIAKLSGVHTLLRKLQFLLELPARLTRCVELEAYGTAVRYHGRARAVLHHYRHLPSFHGIQADCQVIMAGLAQRLRQRFRDGGSGAKDLAECVELLLELEEPAEELCDEFLAHAGARLAAELDTLEAELGPPGGAPTCDILEFTDRGCNSFVGNLCLVIASYQELFVSRAGAAPIAPMARAKLATFVEGLLGRYFGLVERRVQLEKGVGDSSLLVRALDRFHRRLQALEQLLPGAGSASEGTAIVERAARARVAQYLQALRGFYQDCLTDVRQALAAPRLAGKEGPGLAELLATVSASLLGQVKAVLGYVHLFTARDVAFSNKPYFKGEFCSQAVREGLVVGFIRAVCGTAQQFCEAPGDRGGTAPPALLLLLSRLCLDYETSTISYILTLADEQFLVQAEVAGTPGSVLCAEARAAAQRLLTHYVRVQGLAVSQMLRKSVETRDWVGTIEPRTVRAVMKRVVEDTTAIDVQVGLLYEEGVRKAQSSDSSKRTFSVYSSSRQQGRYAPSYTPSAPMDTNLLSNIQKLFSERIDIFSPVEFNKVSVLTGIVKISLKSFLECVRLRTFGRFGLQQVQVDCHYLQLYLWRFVGDEGLVHGLLDEIVASAAHRCLDPVPMEPSVVEVICERG is encoded by the exons atggcggcggcggcgctgggggccggggggggccCAGCGGGGCCGGCCGAGGCGGAGGCGGCGGAGCCCCGGCGGCGGCCGCACGGGATGCTGAAGCTGTACTACGGCCTGCCGGACCCGGCGGCGGGGGAGGCGGGGCGGGCGGCGGACGCGGGGGGGCCCACGGACATCAACGGGCCCCGCTTTGACCCGGAAGCTTTTCTCACCAAG CTGCAGAAGGAGTGCCCCCTGGCGCAGCTGATGGACTGCGAGACCGACATGGTGAAGCAGATCCGGGCGCTGGACAGCGACATGCAGACGCTGGTGTACGAGAACTACAACAAGTTCATCTCGGCCACAG ACACCATCCGCACGATGAAGAACGACTTCAAGCGCATGGAGGACGAGATGGACGGCCTGGCCGCCAACATGGCCGCCATCACCGAGTCCAGCGCCCGCGTCAGCAGCACCCTGCGCGACCGCCACGAGCAGATCGCCAAGCTCTCGG gtgTCCACACGCTGCTGCGGAAGCTGCAGTTCCTGCTGGAGTTGCCGGCGCGGCTGACGCGCTGCGTGGAGCTGGAGGCCTACGGCACAGCCGTGCGCTACCACGGGCGGGCACGGGCCGTGCTGCACCACTACCGCCACCTGCCCTCCTTCCACGGCATCCAGGCCGACTGCCAGGTCATCATGGCCGGCCTCGCCCAGCGCCTGCGCCAGAGGTTCAG GGACGGGGGCTCTGGGGCCAAGGACCTAGCGGAGTGTGTGGAGCTGCTGCTAGAGCTGGAGGAGCCGGCTGAGGAGCTGTGCGATGAGTTCCTGGCTCATGCTGGTGCCCGCCTGGCAGCTGAACTGGACACACTAGAGGCAGAACTGGGCCCTCCAGGCGGGGCCCCAACCTGCGACATCCTTGAGTTCACCGACCGCGGCTGCAACAGCTTTGTGGGCAACCTGTGCCTGGTTATCGCCTCTTACCAGGAGCTGTTCGTGAGCCGAGCGGGCGCCGCCCCCATTGCCCCCATGGCCCGAGCCAAGCTGGCTACCTTCGTGGAGGGGCTGCTGGGGCGCTACTTTGGGCTGGTGGAGAGGCGGGTGCAGCTGGAGAAGGGCGTGGGcgacagctccctgctggtgcgGGCGCTGGACCGCTTCCACCGGCGCCtccaggctctggagcagctgctgccggGTGCAGGGTCAGCGAGTGAGGGCACGGCCATTGTGGAGCGAGCGGCCAGGGCACGGGTGGCCCAGTACCTGCAGGCCCTGCGGGGCTTCTACCAGGACTGCCTGACGGACGTAcgccaggccctggctgccccccGCCTGGCCGGCAAggaggggcctggcctggccgagCTCCTAGCTACCGTCTCAGCCTCGCTGCTTGGCCAGGTTAAGGCCGTGCTAGGCTATGTCCACCTTTTCACCGCCAGGGATGTTGCCTTCTCCAACAAGCCCTACTTCAAG GGTGAATTCTGCAGCCAAGCTGTGCGTGAGGGGCTGGTGGTTGGGTTCATCCGGGCCGTGTGTGGGACAGCCCAGCAGTTTTGCGAGGCACCAGGGGACCGAGGCGGCACTgcaccccccgccctgctccttCTTCTCTCCCGCCTCTGCTTAGACTACGAGACCTCCACCATCAGCTACATCCTCACCCTGGCCGATGAGCAGTTCCtggtgcag GCCGAGGTGGCAGGGACGCCGGGCAGCGTGCTGTGCGCCGAGGCCCGGGCGGCCGCCCAGCGCCTCCTCACCCACTACGTGCGGGTGCAGGGCCTGGCTGTGTCCCAGATGCTGCGCAAGAGCGTGGAGACGCGCGACTGGGTGGGCACCATCGAGCCCCGCACCGTGCGCGCCGTCATGAAGCGCGTCGTGGAGGACACCACTGCCATCGATGTGCAG GTGGGGCTGCTCTACGAGGAAGGCGTGCGCAAGGCCCAGAGCAGCGACTCCAGCAAGAGGACCTTCTCCGTGTACAGCAGCTCCCGGCAGCAGGGCCGCTATGCACCTAGCTACACCCCcag tgCCCCCATGGACACGAACCTGCTGAGCAACATCCAGAAGCTTTTCTCCGAGCGCATTGACATTTTCAGCCCTGTGGAGTTCAATAAG GTCTCGGTGCTGACGGGCATCGTGAAGATCAGCCTGAAGAGCTTCCTGGAGTGCGTGCGGCTGCGCACGTTCGGGCGCTTCGGGCTGCAGCAGGTGCAGGTGGACTGCCACTACCTGCAGCTCTACCTGTGGCGCTTCGTGGGCGACGAGGGGCTGGTGCACGGGCTGCTGGACGAGATTGTGGCCAGCGCCGCCCACCGCTGCCTCGACCCCGTGCCCATGGAGCCCAGCGTCGTGGAGGTCATCTGTGAGCGCGGGTAG